In Acidobacteriota bacterium, one genomic interval encodes:
- a CDS encoding SUMF1/EgtB/PvdO family nonheme iron enzyme, whose protein sequence is MKKERPVRLFVLGLALSVLTAAAGPGLPGALASPAVPEMVALPAGEFVMGDHYGYIDPSHPSDEVPMHTVRLSAFSIGRYDVTVRQYCGFLNSALALGLIRVADGSVYPAGGSDLLFLTRTADPYSRIAWSGTAFSVLDNRGDHPVTSVMWAGAAFYCNWLSDQLGLDPCYDTATWAGDLTKNGFRLPTEAEWEYAGRGGRYDPYLVFPWGLTMDITRANIPNSGDPFESGAQPWTTPVGFFNGQVHQKSDWGWPGSATSFAAGDGANGFGLYDMAGNVWQWTNDWYDKDYYSVSPTQDPPGPATGSPMPDGKPYHCLRGGNWYNGTDGHSRVSNRDPAYYRGPLDPNHPWYHVGFRVANRPYTAPGALHFPWGRFVPLETTVGLAFVNTGSSDASVALSAHDPAGAAAGSPLTIPLPAGNQAALQADGLPGLATPADVRLEATPSSSAVRGFFLAQLYDGGQLAGLDGASAVAAATTDGIIPRVRNASGYSTGLAIGNPGDTAVTVTLTGCTGTGIVSGGSHSVAAKGCLYLDTAALFTAVSASPDARTAPGASSGFDGAVRLRATGGVVATALTRHDTGTLSAVNLVPAVQAASSLVAAHITRIPDLYFTELNLVNPGETDAVATLSPFSADGTALAAPFTVTVPARQVLALRDAALGLPSGTSSEGWLRVTTPDATPLVGCVTFGHPGDNRYESTLPLQASGLEDIHFAQVANGTVGGVNYFTGVAVVNPAAAPVQVTFRVFRSDGTANGNAAVIQVPAGGKYVRLLSQVDGIGTLTDQSGGCLRLTATGAVFAFELFGNWEGGFLSAVPAQP, encoded by the coding sequence ATGAAGAAGGAACGTCCTGTCCGCCTTTTCGTGCTCGGGCTCGCCCTGTCCGTTCTCACCGCGGCCGCCGGCCCGGGGTTGCCGGGGGCCCTGGCGTCTCCGGCCGTCCCGGAGATGGTGGCGCTGCCCGCCGGCGAATTCGTGATGGGGGACCACTACGGGTACATCGACCCCAGCCACCCCAGCGACGAGGTCCCCATGCACACCGTCCGCCTCAGCGCCTTCTCCATCGGCCGCTACGACGTGACGGTCCGTCAGTACTGCGGCTTCCTCAACTCGGCCCTGGCGCTGGGGCTGATCCGGGTGGCCGACGGCTCGGTCTACCCCGCCGGCGGCAGCGACCTGCTCTTCCTGACCCGCACGGCCGACCCCTACAGCCGGATCGCCTGGTCCGGGACCGCCTTCTCCGTCCTGGACAACCGCGGCGATCACCCCGTCACCAGCGTCATGTGGGCCGGGGCCGCGTTCTATTGCAACTGGCTGAGCGACCAGCTCGGACTGGACCCGTGCTACGACACCGCAACCTGGGCCGGCGACCTGACGAAAAACGGGTTCCGGCTGCCCACGGAAGCGGAGTGGGAATACGCCGGGCGCGGGGGCCGGTACGACCCCTACCTTGTCTTCCCGTGGGGTCTCACCATGGACATCACCCGGGCCAATATCCCCAATTCGGGAGACCCGTTCGAGTCCGGGGCGCAGCCGTGGACGACGCCCGTGGGCTTCTTCAACGGTCAGGTGCACCAGAAGTCGGACTGGGGCTGGCCGGGCAGCGCGACGAGCTTCGCGGCAGGCGACGGCGCCAACGGTTTCGGGCTCTACGACATGGCCGGCAACGTCTGGCAGTGGACCAACGACTGGTACGACAAGGATTACTATTCCGTGAGCCCGACGCAGGACCCTCCGGGCCCCGCGACCGGCTCGCCCATGCCCGACGGCAAGCCCTATCATTGCCTGCGCGGCGGGAACTGGTACAACGGGACCGACGGGCATTCCCGGGTGTCCAACCGGGACCCCGCCTACTACCGGGGCCCGCTGGACCCCAACCACCCGTGGTACCACGTCGGGTTTCGCGTCGCGAACCGTCCGTACACCGCCCCCGGCGCCCTGCATTTCCCCTGGGGCCGTTTCGTCCCCCTCGAGACCACCGTGGGCCTGGCCTTCGTGAACACGGGGTCGTCGGACGCCTCGGTCGCCCTCTCCGCCCACGACCCGGCCGGGGCCGCGGCCGGGTCGCCGCTGACGATCCCGCTGCCGGCCGGAAACCAGGCCGCCCTGCAGGCGGACGGTCTCCCGGGGTTGGCGACGCCCGCCGACGTCCGCCTGGAGGCGACCCCCTCGTCTTCCGCCGTCCGGGGGTTCTTCCTGGCCCAGCTCTACGACGGCGGGCAGCTGGCGGGTCTGGACGGCGCCTCGGCCGTTGCCGCCGCCACCACGGACGGGATCATCCCCCGCGTCCGGAACGCGTCGGGGTACTCGACCGGGTTGGCCATCGGGAACCCCGGTGACACCGCCGTCACGGTCACCCTGACCGGCTGCACCGGCACCGGGATCGTCAGCGGCGGCTCCCACAGCGTGGCGGCCAAAGGGTGCCTCTACCTCGACACCGCCGCCCTGTTCACGGCGGTTTCCGCCTCCCCGGACGCCCGGACCGCCCCCGGGGCCTCGTCGGGCTTCGACGGGGCCGTCCGCCTGCGCGCCACCGGGGGCGTCGTGGCCACCGCCCTCACCCGCCACGACACCGGGACCCTGAGCGCGGTCAACCTGGTCCCCGCCGTCCAGGCTGCTTCCTCCCTCGTGGCGGCCCACATCACCCGGATCCCGGACCTGTACTTCACCGAGCTGAACCTCGTCAACCCGGGTGAGACGGACGCGGTGGCGACCCTTTCCCCGTTCAGCGCGGACGGCACGGCCCTGGCCGCCCCGTTCACCGTCACGGTCCCGGCCCGGCAGGTCCTCGCCCTGCGGGACGCCGCCCTGGGGCTGCCTTCCGGGACGTCTTCGGAGGGGTGGCTCCGGGTGACGACCCCGGACGCCACGCCCCTGGTGGGCTGCGTGACGTTCGGCCACCCCGGGGACAACCGCTATGAATCCACCCTGCCGCTCCAGGCGTCGGGCCTTGAGGACATTCACTTCGCCCAGGTGGCCAACGGGACCGTGGGCGGCGTCAACTACTTCACGGGCGTCGCCGTCGTCAACCCCGCCGCGGCCCCGGTGCAGGTCACGTTCCGGGTTTTCCGCAGCGACGGCACGGCCAACGGGAACGCGGCCGTCATCCAGGTCCCCGCGGGGGGAAAGTACGTCCGGCTCCTGTCCCAGGTGGACGGGATCGGGACCCTCACCGACCAGTCCGGCGGCTGCCTTCGCCTCACCGCCACCGGGGCGGTCTTTGCGTTCGAGTTGTTCGGGAACTGGGAAGGCGGCTTCCTGAGCGCCGTGCCGGCTCAACCCTGA
- a CDS encoding aryl-sulfate sulfotransferase: MNRRILACLVVTALVGLAGFGPALAGDLPASSTADPALSVVPNGPLAGTGTAETTSQTVGLFLNDARAWPGYTLVAPKHYGSTYLLDNQGQVVHSWWGSLYEPGQSVYLLENGHLMRPCSSKGPLSTGGGEGGRIEEYDWDNNLVWQLDFSTAEYMQHHDVKPLPNGNVLMLVVEKRTYAEAIAAGFDPAQLADIQARGYMLPDTVYEVKPTYPSGGTVVWKWHVWDHLIQDNDPTKANYGNVAAHPELIGTDGDGLKLHYFWNHMNAIYYHPGFDQIILSVRGNSEIWVIDHSTTTAQAAGHTGGRSGKGGDLLYRWGNPLTYKAGTAADQKLYQQHDAQWIDTDCPGAGDIICFNNGLGRNYSTIDQFTPPVDAEGNYAYTAGTAWAPSTFTWSYQATPASALYAEAISSAQRLPNGNTLICDGTHGTFLEVTLGGETVWKYVNPVVKTGTLSQGDAIPADPARPDEFMNAVFRVRRYPTDYAGLAGRDLTPQGPLEGITIQETVYFPWLGYLPGITNAGFAFVNTSATDQAWVRLGGFDTAGGSTGTSGYLGLLPASQSAAQGDALLDLAQAVNAFVKAEYSGTGIKGFFLAELFANGTLAGLDGAPALSVTTTDGILPRVRTADGYATQLVLSNPGSTAVSATLTGYTGTASLAGGTHPIPAHGCLYLDAATLFPAVTGAAAAFDGCVRVQATGGLIGTALVRYGSASLSCLNLVPATQAATTLYAAHVTHLPEWYSTEIDLVNPGDSSVTATVSPFLADGSALATPFQVVLGPHQVLTLDDAALGLPLTGSSDGWVKVQATGSDGLLGCLTFGHPTDHRYESMLPLQASGSADLYFPQVASGEVGGVNFFTGVTVVNPTTATVPVTFRVYESDGTANGSTAVVQVPAGSKYVRLLSQIEGIGTLAGQSSGYLRVTATAPVVAFELFGDLSGTFLSAVPGQ; encoded by the coding sequence ATGAACCGAAGGATATTGGCATGCCTCGTCGTGACAGCCCTCGTCGGCCTGGCCGGATTCGGCCCGGCCCTGGCCGGAGACCTGCCGGCATCGTCCACCGCCGACCCGGCTCTCTCCGTCGTCCCGAACGGGCCCCTGGCCGGGACGGGCACGGCGGAAACGACCAGCCAGACCGTCGGGCTCTTCCTCAACGACGCCCGCGCCTGGCCGGGCTACACGCTGGTGGCGCCCAAGCATTACGGGTCAACCTACCTCCTGGACAACCAGGGCCAGGTTGTCCACTCCTGGTGGGGCAGCCTGTACGAGCCGGGACAGTCGGTCTACCTGCTGGAGAACGGCCACCTGATGCGCCCCTGTTCGTCCAAGGGCCCCCTCAGCACCGGCGGCGGCGAGGGGGGGCGGATCGAGGAGTACGACTGGGACAACAACCTGGTCTGGCAGCTGGATTTCTCCACGGCCGAGTACATGCAGCACCACGACGTCAAGCCCCTGCCCAACGGGAACGTCCTGATGCTGGTGGTGGAGAAGCGGACCTACGCCGAAGCCATCGCCGCCGGGTTCGACCCGGCGCAGCTCGCGGACATCCAGGCCCGGGGCTACATGCTTCCCGACACGGTTTACGAGGTCAAGCCCACCTACCCGTCGGGCGGCACGGTGGTCTGGAAGTGGCACGTGTGGGACCACCTCATCCAGGACAACGACCCCACCAAGGCCAACTACGGCAACGTGGCGGCCCATCCCGAGCTCATCGGCACCGACGGGGACGGCCTGAAGCTGCACTACTTCTGGAACCACATGAACGCCATCTACTACCACCCCGGGTTCGACCAGATCATCCTCAGCGTGCGGGGCAACAGCGAGATCTGGGTGATCGACCACAGCACCACCACCGCCCAGGCGGCCGGCCACACCGGGGGACGGAGCGGGAAGGGGGGCGACCTCCTCTACCGGTGGGGAAACCCGCTCACGTACAAGGCCGGGACGGCCGCCGACCAGAAACTCTACCAGCAGCACGACGCCCAGTGGATCGACACGGACTGCCCGGGCGCCGGCGACATCATCTGTTTCAACAACGGCCTGGGGCGGAACTACTCCACCATCGACCAGTTCACCCCGCCCGTGGACGCGGAGGGGAACTACGCCTACACCGCCGGCACGGCCTGGGCCCCCTCGACCTTCACCTGGAGCTACCAGGCGACCCCGGCCTCCGCGCTTTATGCCGAGGCCATCTCCAGCGCCCAGCGGCTCCCCAACGGCAACACCCTGATCTGCGACGGCACCCACGGGACGTTCCTGGAGGTGACCCTCGGCGGGGAGACGGTCTGGAAGTACGTCAACCCCGTGGTGAAAACCGGCACCCTGAGCCAGGGGGACGCCATCCCGGCCGACCCGGCCCGGCCTGACGAGTTCATGAACGCGGTGTTCCGGGTCCGGCGCTATCCGACCGACTACGCCGGCCTGGCGGGGCGGGACCTGACGCCCCAGGGCCCGCTGGAGGGGATCACCATCCAGGAGACCGTGTACTTCCCCTGGCTGGGGTACCTTCCGGGGATCACCAACGCCGGGTTCGCCTTTGTCAACACCAGTGCCACCGACCAGGCCTGGGTCCGCCTCGGCGGGTTCGACACCGCCGGCGGCAGCACCGGCACGTCCGGCTACCTGGGGCTGCTTCCCGCCAGCCAGTCCGCGGCCCAGGGGGATGCCCTCCTGGACCTGGCGCAGGCCGTGAACGCCTTCGTGAAGGCGGAGTACTCCGGGACGGGGATCAAGGGCTTCTTCCTGGCGGAACTGTTCGCCAACGGGACCCTGGCGGGCCTGGACGGCGCCCCCGCCCTGTCCGTCACCACCACCGACGGGATCCTCCCGCGGGTGCGCACCGCGGACGGGTACGCCACGCAGCTGGTCCTCTCCAACCCCGGCAGCACGGCCGTCAGCGCGACCCTGACCGGCTACACCGGCACCGCCTCCCTCGCGGGGGGCACCCACCCGATCCCGGCCCACGGCTGCCTGTACCTGGACGCGGCAACCCTCTTCCCCGCCGTGACGGGCGCGGCCGCCGCCTTCGACGGCTGCGTGCGCGTGCAGGCCACCGGCGGCCTCATCGGGACTGCCCTGGTGCGGTACGGTTCGGCCTCCCTCAGCTGCCTGAACCTGGTGCCGGCGACCCAGGCCGCGACCACCCTCTACGCCGCCCACGTCACCCACCTGCCGGAGTGGTATTCCACCGAGATCGACCTGGTGAACCCCGGTGACAGCAGCGTCACCGCCACCGTCTCCCCGTTCCTCGCGGACGGGTCGGCCCTGGCGACCCCGTTCCAGGTGGTCCTGGGGCCGCACCAGGTCCTGACCCTGGACGACGCGGCACTGGGCTTGCCGCTCACCGGCTCGTCCGACGGCTGGGTCAAGGTCCAGGCCACGGGTTCCGACGGGCTCCTCGGGTGCCTGACCTTCGGCCACCCGACGGACCACCGGTACGAGTCCATGCTGCCGCTGCAGGCCAGCGGTTCGGCGGACCTCTACTTCCCCCAGGTGGCCAGCGGGGAAGTGGGCGGCGTCAACTTCTTCACCGGCGTGACGGTGGTCAACCCCACCACCGCCACGGTGCCCGTGACCTTCCGCGTGTACGAGAGCGACGGCACCGCCAACGGCAGCACGGCCGTCGTCCAGGTCCCCGCGGGGAGCAAGTACGTGCGCCTGCTCTCCCAGATCGAGGGTATCGGGACGCTGGCCGGCCAGTCCAGCGGGTACCTCCGGGTCACCGCCACCGCACCGGTGGTCGCCTTCGAGCTCTTCGGCGACCTGTCGGGGACCTTCCTGAGCGCCGTGCCGGGGCAGTGA
- a CDS encoding antitoxin: MAQTAKLFRNGRSQAVRLPLKFRFPGREVFIEKQGEAVILRPKPEGWDDFFIRPSLVPDDFLSDRSDPPPEDRELF; this comes from the coding sequence ATGGCTCAGACGGCAAAGCTGTTCCGAAACGGGCGGAGTCAGGCGGTCCGATTGCCGTTGAAGTTCCGGTTTCCCGGTCGCGAAGTGTTCATCGAAAAGCAGGGCGAGGCCGTCATCCTTCGCCCGAAGCCCGAGGGATGGGATGATTTCTTCATCCGTCCCTCCCTCGTGCCGGATGACTTCCTGTCGGACCGCTCGGACCCGCCCCCCGAAGACCGGGAGCTTTTCTGA
- a CDS encoding type II toxin-antitoxin system VapC family toxin — protein MLYMLDTDMCSYILKKHPAAVKAHFDAAGKDALAISTVVLGELYFGAARHVQGERIRQEIDDFASRLSVMDWDEAAADHYGSIRAELEARGTPTGAMDLMIAAHARSLGATLVTNNTRHFEKIHGLLLVNWT, from the coding sequence ATGCTGTACATGCTCGACACCGACATGTGCAGTTATATTCTGAAGAAACATCCCGCCGCGGTCAAAGCGCATTTCGACGCGGCAGGAAAGGATGCCCTGGCCATTTCCACGGTCGTCCTGGGTGAGTTGTACTTCGGCGCTGCCCGTCATGTGCAGGGAGAGAGGATCCGACAGGAAATCGATGACTTTGCATCCCGTTTGTCCGTGATGGATTGGGATGAAGCGGCAGCGGATCACTACGGGTCGATCCGGGCGGAACTGGAGGCCCGGGGAACTCCGACAGGCGCCATGGACCTGATGATCGCGGCCCATGCCAGGAGCCTGGGGGCGACGTTGGTTACGAACAACACCCGGCACTTCGAAAAGATCCATGGCCTTCTCCTGGTGAATTGGACGTGA
- a CDS encoding sigma-54-dependent Fis family transcriptional regulator, with protein sequence MQPLNILIIEDGASQREVLRDFLQSRGHRAFTAGNGPEGLECARGQCLDLVLVDYKMPGMDGLTVLEKLRQLNPETPAVMMTAYGTIETAVKAMKAGAMDYLTKPVDLELLLILLRRVSDRRTLERENRLLREELVRKGGEAVPLVHRSAVMAEVVNLAGRVAASNATVLIQGESGTGKELLARLIHALSPRSARPMVTVNCAALTESLLESELFGHERGSFTGADRRRIGRFEEADGSTLFMDEIGELRPPVQVKLLRFLQEREFQRVGGNQTLTADVRVLSATNQDLKARVKAGEFREDLYYRLNVVTLDIPPLRERREDLPPLVEHYLRHFAAENRKSVTGLTAAARNLLLKYDYPGNIRELRNILERAVVIARETLLTPRDLPFGEPSAEPSAGPAAGPPGEAGPASAAGAGGDLPTLRIAVERVERDLIHRALERCDGHQVRAAELLGLSERMLRYKLQKYRVK encoded by the coding sequence ATGCAGCCGCTCAACATCCTGATCATCGAGGACGGCGCCTCCCAGCGGGAGGTGCTGCGGGATTTCCTCCAGTCGCGGGGCCACCGGGCCTTCACGGCCGGGAACGGCCCGGAGGGGCTCGAGTGCGCCCGGGGGCAGTGCCTCGACCTGGTCCTCGTGGATTACAAGATGCCGGGGATGGACGGCCTGACCGTCCTGGAGAAGCTCCGCCAGCTCAACCCGGAGACGCCGGCGGTGATGATGACGGCCTACGGCACCATCGAGACGGCGGTGAAGGCCATGAAGGCGGGCGCGATGGACTACCTGACCAAGCCGGTGGACCTGGAGTTGCTCCTGATCCTGCTTCGTCGGGTCTCCGACCGGCGGACCCTGGAGCGGGAGAACCGCCTCCTGCGGGAGGAGTTGGTCCGGAAGGGGGGGGAGGCCGTCCCCCTTGTCCACCGGAGCGCCGTGATGGCCGAGGTGGTGAACCTGGCCGGGCGGGTGGCGGCCAGCAACGCCACGGTCCTGATCCAGGGGGAGAGCGGCACCGGCAAGGAACTCCTGGCCCGCCTCATCCACGCGCTGAGCCCGCGCTCGGCCCGGCCCATGGTCACGGTGAACTGTGCCGCCCTGACGGAAAGCCTGCTGGAGAGCGAGCTGTTCGGGCACGAGCGGGGGTCCTTCACCGGGGCCGACCGGCGGCGGATCGGACGCTTCGAGGAGGCCGACGGCAGCACCCTGTTCATGGACGAGATCGGGGAGTTGCGGCCCCCGGTTCAGGTCAAGCTGCTGCGCTTCCTCCAGGAGCGGGAGTTCCAGCGCGTGGGCGGCAACCAGACCCTCACGGCGGACGTGCGCGTCCTGAGTGCCACCAACCAGGACCTGAAGGCCCGGGTCAAGGCCGGGGAATTCCGGGAGGACCTCTACTACCGGCTCAACGTCGTCACCCTCGACATCCCCCCGCTCCGCGAGCGACGGGAGGACCTGCCGCCCCTCGTCGAGCACTACCTTCGCCACTTCGCCGCGGAGAACCGCAAGAGCGTCACCGGGCTGACCGCCGCCGCCCGGAACCTGCTCCTGAAGTACGATTACCCCGGGAACATCCGCGAACTCAGGAATATCCTGGAGCGGGCGGTGGTCATCGCCCGGGAGACCCTCCTCACCCCGCGGGACCTGCCCTTCGGCGAACCGTCCGCCGAACCGTCGGCGGGCCCGGCCGCGGGGCCCCCGGGGGAGGCGGGCCCGGCATCGGCCGCCGGTGCGGGCGGAGACCTTCCCACCCTCCGCATCGCCGTGGAACGCGTCGAACGCGACCTGATCCACCGCGCCCTGGAACGCTGCGACGGCCACCAGGTCCGCGCCGCCGAACTCCTCGGCCTCAGCGAGCGCATGTTGCGCTACAAGCTGCAAAAATACCGCGTGAAGTAG
- a CDS encoding metallophosphoesterase, whose amino-acid sequence MRPFLPNRDTDGFRAGSALVGLLGVLLLPGLCPVPAAAGPVAPGPSAHSRAGAFTLILGNPTATSVDAGVLAETDLEGWFEYGSVADGSLFHTDPAHYPADVPLTVTMGSLQPDAGCTFRFHCRPPGGGEYTVAAEASFHTRRLPGSAFTFTVQADPHVGDTGFVPALYQRTLENVRADAPDFHVDLGDTFLTEKLAGTPEEETQTFLAGREYFGLAGPAAPVFLVNGNHEGELGWKRDGAADNLAIRSTLNRRRYYPCPSPGGFYSGGVTPEPGTGVRDGYYAWTWGDALFVVLDPFWYTLKKPNGVNVVFHGHDHVFVRQEKDGIVYQECPRPSFNQANAVADAAAAGYLSGDVLASPGHLRVRVTPSRVTVEYVRASLSDPDTNGTVAHRYTLSPAADPGAFPGNVVLGCPTATSVKANLFSAVEGGEVCLEYGPAPGEFTAQTPVENLAAGVPLEIRVDGLTPDTLYAYRTRFRAAGATDFSPGPVCRFRTARAAGSTFTFCVQGDSHPERANSQFDADLYTRTLLTASADQPDFYFALGDDFSVDTLDPITVTEAQVAERYVIQRPFLGVIGAGAPVFLVNGNHEQAARYLLDGTPDNVAVWAQNARNRYYSQPAPDGFYTGNTEWVPFIGLLRNYYAWTWGDALFVTLDPYWGSSVCVDNPFYGGPKHPEMWDITLGEAQYRWLKNTLERSPARYKFVFAHHVHGTGRGGIEQADLYEWGGWNKNGGWGFDTRRPGWPQTIHQLMASTGVTVFFQGHDHIWVRQARDGVIYQTLPEPADPNYTLYNADAFVTGDKFPNTGYTRVTISPSGGQVDYVRTYLPQDEGPGSVNGAVAFSYPILPTGVRTARCGDADGSEGVNAADLLLLAHYLDGDAIVDVADVPYLDLDGSGDLGVPDLLTLQLYLSGQLDAITCSGRVCHAQHQRRRQERQRECAGPPAGPRNVPLPRQDSRTPGV is encoded by the coding sequence GTGCGACCGTTCCTCCCAAACCGCGACACGGATGGTTTCCGGGCTGGAAGTGCCCTCGTCGGCCTGCTCGGGGTGCTGCTGCTCCCGGGGCTGTGCCCCGTCCCGGCCGCGGCCGGCCCCGTCGCCCCGGGCCCGTCCGCCCATTCGCGGGCGGGAGCGTTCACGCTGATCCTGGGCAACCCCACGGCGACGTCCGTCGACGCCGGCGTCCTCGCCGAAACCGACCTGGAGGGCTGGTTCGAATACGGTTCCGTTGCAGACGGCTCCCTGTTCCACACCGACCCCGCCCACTACCCCGCGGACGTCCCCCTGACCGTCACGATGGGTTCGCTCCAGCCGGACGCCGGCTGTACGTTCCGCTTTCACTGCCGCCCGCCGGGCGGCGGGGAATACACTGTCGCCGCCGAGGCTTCGTTCCACACCCGGCGGCTCCCCGGAAGCGCTTTCACCTTCACCGTGCAGGCGGACCCCCACGTGGGCGACACCGGTTTCGTCCCCGCGCTCTACCAGCGGACCCTGGAAAACGTCCGCGCCGACGCGCCCGACTTCCACGTCGACCTCGGCGACACCTTCCTCACGGAAAAGCTGGCCGGCACCCCCGAGGAGGAGACGCAGACCTTCCTCGCCGGACGGGAGTACTTCGGCCTGGCCGGGCCGGCCGCCCCCGTGTTCCTCGTCAACGGGAACCACGAGGGGGAACTCGGCTGGAAGCGGGACGGCGCCGCCGACAACCTGGCCATCCGCTCGACGCTCAACCGTCGCCGCTACTACCCCTGCCCGTCACCGGGGGGGTTCTATTCCGGCGGCGTCACGCCCGAGCCCGGCACCGGTGTCCGCGACGGCTACTACGCCTGGACGTGGGGGGACGCCCTCTTCGTGGTGCTGGACCCCTTCTGGTACACCCTGAAGAAACCGAACGGGGTGAACGTGGTCTTCCACGGGCACGACCACGTCTTCGTCCGGCAGGAAAAGGACGGCATCGTCTACCAGGAGTGCCCCCGCCCCAGCTTCAACCAGGCCAACGCCGTCGCGGACGCCGCGGCGGCCGGCTACCTCTCGGGCGACGTCCTGGCGAGCCCCGGCCACCTGCGCGTCCGGGTCACGCCCTCCCGGGTGACGGTGGAGTACGTCCGCGCGTCCCTCAGCGACCCGGACACCAACGGGACCGTGGCGCACCGCTACACCCTGTCCCCCGCCGCCGACCCCGGGGCCTTCCCCGGCAACGTCGTCCTGGGGTGCCCCACCGCCACCTCCGTCAAGGCCAACCTGTTCTCCGCCGTCGAGGGCGGGGAGGTCTGCCTCGAGTACGGCCCGGCCCCGGGTGAGTTCACGGCGCAGACGCCCGTGGAGAACCTGGCGGCCGGGGTCCCGCTCGAAATCAGGGTCGACGGGCTCACTCCCGACACGCTCTACGCCTACCGGACGCGTTTTCGGGCCGCCGGCGCCACCGACTTTTCCCCGGGGCCCGTCTGCCGGTTCCGCACCGCCCGGGCCGCCGGCAGCACCTTCACCTTCTGCGTCCAGGGAGACTCCCACCCGGAGCGGGCGAACTCCCAGTTCGACGCGGACCTCTACACCCGGACCCTGCTGACGGCGTCCGCGGACCAACCGGATTTCTACTTCGCCCTGGGGGACGACTTCAGCGTGGACACCCTCGACCCCATCACGGTGACCGAGGCGCAGGTGGCGGAGCGGTACGTGATCCAGCGGCCGTTCCTCGGGGTGATCGGCGCGGGCGCACCGGTTTTCCTGGTCAACGGCAACCACGAGCAGGCCGCCCGCTACCTGCTGGACGGCACCCCGGACAACGTGGCGGTCTGGGCCCAGAACGCCCGGAACCGGTACTATTCTCAGCCCGCGCCCGACGGCTTTTACACGGGGAACACCGAGTGGGTGCCCTTCATCGGACTGCTGCGGAACTACTACGCCTGGACGTGGGGGGACGCCCTGTTCGTGACCCTCGACCCGTACTGGGGGTCGTCCGTCTGCGTCGACAACCCGTTCTACGGGGGGCCCAAGCACCCCGAGATGTGGGACATCACCCTGGGGGAGGCCCAGTACCGCTGGCTGAAGAACACGCTGGAGCGGAGCCCGGCCAGGTACAAGTTCGTCTTCGCCCACCACGTCCACGGTACCGGCCGCGGGGGCATCGAACAGGCGGACCTGTACGAGTGGGGCGGCTGGAACAAGAACGGCGGCTGGGGGTTCGACACCCGTCGGCCCGGCTGGCCGCAGACGATCCACCAGTTGATGGCGTCCACGGGGGTCACCGTGTTCTTCCAGGGGCACGACCACATCTGGGTGAGACAGGCCAGGGACGGGGTGATCTACCAGACGCTCCCCGAGCCCGCCGACCCCAACTACACGCTCTACAACGCGGACGCGTTCGTGACGGGCGACAAGTTCCCGAACACGGGGTACACGCGGGTGACGATCTCACCGTCCGGCGGCCAGGTGGACTACGTCCGGACGTACCTCCCCCAGGACGAAGGGCCTGGCAGTGTCAACGGGGCGGTGGCCTTCTCCTACCCCATCCTGCCGACCGGCGTCCGGACCGCCCGCTGCGGCGACGCGGACGGCTCGGAAGGGGTGAACGCCGCCGACCTCCTCCTGCTGGCCCACTACCTGGACGGCGACGCGATCGTGGACGTCGCGGACGTGCCGTACCTCGACCTGGACGGGAGCGGAGACCTGGGCGTGCCTGACCTGCTCACCCTCCAGCTCTACCTCTCCGGCCAGCTCGACGCGATCACCTGCTCCGGGCGGGTTTGTCATGCGCAACACCAACGACGGCGGCAAGAAAGGCAACGGGAATGCGCCGGTCCGCCGGCCGGGCCCCGGAATGTTCCCCTTCCCCGGCAGGATTCCCGGACGCCCGGCGTCTAA